Part of the Streptococcaceae bacterium ESL0687 genome is shown below.
AATTACAGTTTTGGAATAAAATCAAAGCCTTGGCCAGGGAAAATATCAAACCTGCAGCTTATGAATATTTTATTGAAACTGCAAGACTACTAACTGTCAACAACAAGGAGGCCAAAATTCTTGTCGAGACAACATTTCAAGAACCCTTTTGGCAGGGACAGGAAGATCTAATAACAACTGCTGGATTTGAGGTTTACGGTGACAAGATAACTTATAGCCTACTTGCAGCTGATAAGATTACAGACGATGAGCTTGCCCTTTATGAAACAACAAGAGAAGAAGCTGTAAATCCGGCAGGTAGCTTTACAAACTCTGATTTAAATGAAAAAGCCGACATGGGAATCCGGTCAGACTATACTTTTGAAAATTTTGTCCAGGGTGAAGGAAATAAATGGACTCTAGCTGCTGCTATTGCTGCCAGTGATTCACCCGGTAAACTTTACAATCCCCTATTTATTTACGGGGGGGCAGGACTTGGTAAAACCCATTTGATGCATGCTATCGGTAATGAAATCTTAGAAGATAATCCCCAAGCTAAAGTAAAGTATGTGTCAAGTGAAACCTTTGTCAACGATTATGTAAATGCAACTAGGAAAAATAAGATGGATGTCTTTACAAACACCTATAGAAACCTTGATTTACTGCTCCTTGACGATGTTCAATTCTTTAGTGGTAAGGAGGGGACCCTTAATGAGTTTTTCTCAACCTTTAATGCCCTTTACGACAAGGAAAGCCAAATTGTCTTAACCAGTGACAGACTCCCACAGGAACTCAATAACCTAGAAGAACGCCTGGTTTCAAGATTCTCATGGGGACTTACAACTGATATTACACCTCCTGACTATGAAACAAGAATGGCTATCCTGCTAAATCTGGCCGAAAAATCTGACATCCATTTTGATGATAAAACCTTGGGCTACATAGCTGGACAAATTGATTCAAATATTAGAGAACTAGAGGGCGCCTTTAACCGAGTTGAATTTGTTACCAAGAC
Proteins encoded:
- the dnaA gene encoding chromosomal replication initiator protein DnaA, which encodes MKLDKLELQFWNKIKALARENIKPAAYEYFIETARLLTVNNKEAKILVETTFQEPFWQGQEDLITTAGFEVYGDKITYSLLAADKITDDELALYETTREEAVNPAGSFTNSDLNEKADMGIRSDYTFENFVQGEGNKWTLAAAIAASDSPGKLYNPLFIYGGAGLGKTHLMHAIGNEILEDNPQAKVKYVSSETFVNDYVNATRKNKMDVFTNTYRNLDLLLLDDVQFFSGKEGTLNEFFSTFNALYDKESQIVLTSDRLPQELNNLEERLVSRFSWGLTTDITPPDYETRMAILLNLAEKSDIHFDDKTLGYIAGQIDSNIRELEGAFNRVEFVTKTSNLSAANIEMAEKALEGLKAKPDTVKKVVTTEEIQAAVARHYEISVEDILGRKRVKQIAFPRQVAMYLSRELTDSSLPKIGIEFGGKDHTTVMYAYDKIKDLMKIDSDLQKDVDSIKGSLK